One Fuerstiella marisgermanici DNA window includes the following coding sequences:
- a CDS encoding dipeptidase: protein MDRRTFLQATAATAAIATTSSSSADEPNPVADLTERLNPTIQHAREVALSILKPSPADLQHGLELHADSVVFDSYGFSPRSAIDGDAMKALVEEGGSNAEIKDLREEMSMTRCAIDPVEQAEYHAAWKASGVTCVFQNAGEEGQDPGRLLKRLARFTFVTDAMKDFITKAVVPEDVLDAKRNGRHCLYLTGNGVPLAQEWNTVPEELSYVRIFYQLGIRMMHLTYQRRNMIGDGCGETSNAGLSDFGRAAVAEMNRIGVIPDCAHSGWQTSLEAAKVSSKPVVASHTVAGAIYPHIRSKPDDVLKAIVDSGGFAGICCIPRYLRGAGNIGVLLDHIDYVAKTFGVDHVAIGTDVAYTSQNFAAESKKVPSTGKKRADFRSLWPKDDYVTTQDARNSVAWTNWPLFTVGLVQRGYTDDDIRKIIGGNVLRVAKESVQN, encoded by the coding sequence ATGGACCGACGTACCTTTTTGCAGGCCACGGCGGCGACCGCTGCCATCGCAACGACATCGAGCAGTTCTGCCGACGAACCAAATCCCGTCGCCGATCTGACCGAACGGCTGAACCCGACGATTCAACATGCTCGCGAAGTCGCGTTGAGTATTCTGAAGCCGTCCCCGGCGGACCTGCAACATGGACTTGAGCTACACGCCGACTCGGTGGTATTCGATTCTTACGGCTTCTCACCACGCTCTGCCATCGACGGCGACGCGATGAAAGCCTTGGTGGAAGAAGGTGGATCGAACGCGGAGATCAAAGACCTTCGCGAAGAAATGTCGATGACTCGATGTGCAATCGATCCCGTCGAACAGGCCGAATATCATGCCGCATGGAAAGCGTCCGGCGTGACGTGTGTTTTCCAAAACGCTGGTGAAGAAGGCCAGGATCCTGGACGATTGCTCAAACGCCTCGCGCGATTTACGTTTGTCACTGACGCCATGAAAGACTTCATCACAAAGGCCGTCGTGCCAGAGGACGTGCTGGACGCGAAACGCAACGGACGACATTGTTTGTATCTCACGGGCAACGGAGTTCCGCTGGCTCAGGAATGGAACACCGTGCCGGAAGAACTCAGCTATGTGCGAATTTTCTACCAGCTTGGCATTCGCATGATGCATCTGACGTACCAGCGTCGCAACATGATCGGCGATGGGTGCGGGGAAACGTCGAACGCAGGGTTGAGCGACTTTGGGCGAGCGGCCGTCGCGGAAATGAATCGTATCGGCGTGATCCCGGATTGTGCTCATTCCGGCTGGCAAACCAGTCTGGAAGCAGCGAAGGTGTCGAGCAAACCCGTAGTCGCCAGCCACACTGTTGCGGGGGCGATCTATCCGCATATCCGCAGCAAACCGGACGATGTGTTGAAGGCGATCGTCGATTCCGGCGGCTTTGCGGGCATCTGCTGTATCCCGAGGTATCTGCGTGGCGCAGGTAATATCGGAGTTCTGCTGGACCACATCGATTACGTTGCAAAAACGTTCGGCGTTGACCACGTCGCAATCGGAACCGACGTGGCCTACACGTCGCAAAACTTTGCGGCGGAGTCGAAAAAGGTTCCGTCAACAGGGAAGAAGCGAGCTGACTTTCGGTCGCTGTGGCCGAAAGACGACTACGTCACAACGCAGGACGCTCGCAACAGCGTGGCATGGACCAACTGGCCGTTGTTCACCGTCGGGCTGGTTCAGCGAGGCTATACGGACGACGACATTCGCAAGATCATCGGCGGCAACGTGCTGCGAGTGGCTAAAGAATCTGTGCAAAACTAA
- a CDS encoding NAD(P)H-dependent glycerol-3-phosphate dehydrogenase: MANSICLLGGGAMGTACANVLAVEPTHDVRLWVRNPAYAHEIAESRENKRLLPGVRLADSILVTADAEAALKNANMVVVCVPTRGIRDVITTLKSHIPSEALLVSAVKGIENETLIRPSQMIQQLLGDRPVVAFGGPCHAEEVACGRPATVVAASDSLPHAEIVQQAFSNNNLRVYSNNDLLGVELAGALKNVIAIAAGISDGLQFGDNAKAALITRGLAEMVRFGEAMGAVPDTFYGLAGIGDLIATCGSQHSRNRRVGELLGQGQSLREIQDAMHAVAEGVFTARSIQSISQERQLDMPIAQEVFNVLFENKSPRTATIELMQRPLKPE; this comes from the coding sequence ATGGCGAACTCAATTTGTCTTCTCGGCGGGGGTGCGATGGGAACGGCCTGCGCCAACGTGCTGGCCGTCGAACCGACGCACGATGTTCGTCTTTGGGTGCGAAACCCTGCCTACGCACATGAAATTGCGGAGTCTCGTGAAAACAAACGCCTGCTGCCTGGCGTGCGTCTGGCAGATTCCATACTCGTCACCGCTGATGCCGAGGCCGCGTTGAAGAACGCAAATATGGTGGTCGTGTGTGTCCCGACGCGAGGGATACGTGACGTCATCACCACGCTCAAAAGCCACATTCCGTCGGAAGCGTTGCTTGTCAGCGCTGTGAAGGGCATTGAAAACGAAACACTGATCCGCCCCAGCCAAATGATTCAACAGCTGCTCGGCGATCGTCCCGTTGTTGCGTTCGGCGGACCGTGTCACGCTGAAGAAGTGGCCTGCGGTCGGCCTGCAACCGTGGTTGCTGCGTCGGACAGCCTGCCGCACGCAGAAATCGTTCAGCAGGCATTTTCCAACAACAACCTGCGAGTCTATTCAAATAACGACTTGTTAGGTGTCGAGCTCGCGGGTGCTTTGAAAAATGTGATCGCCATCGCCGCCGGAATCAGCGATGGACTGCAGTTCGGCGACAATGCAAAGGCCGCATTGATTACGCGAGGACTCGCGGAAATGGTTCGCTTCGGCGAAGCGATGGGAGCCGTCCCGGATACGTTCTACGGCCTCGCCGGCATCGGAGACCTCATCGCCACCTGCGGCAGCCAACACAGCCGCAATCGTCGGGTTGGCGAATTACTCGGCCAGGGACAGTCACTGCGAGAAATTCAAGACGCGATGCACGCTGTGGCGGAAGGTGTCTTTACCGCTCGCAGCATTCAAAGCATTTCACAAGAACGACAACTCGACATGCCGATCGCTCAGGAGGTCTTCAACGTACTGTTCGAAAACAAGTCGCCACGCACCGCCACCATAGAACTCATGCAACGGCCTCTTAAACCTGAATAA
- a CDS encoding C45 family autoproteolytic acyltransferase/hydolase: MIRFLLPSLLFVFVGLHPVLSIAEDVATSSVSLQEGLKPYLEMLAGRQAEFQLSGDLQIQIDNKPQPIQLQLVRFNDEAFDLKLSHKDYAVEIRRRVDSTALILPLHKVAYVGKGDVSQEVRLSPDGVSNRLISAASDAKQMATIVSLIQPDYMDPLMQMLKKPLKLELDPASSKWTLTRHSPVRFPAAGHMFINADFGSVELKLSSDIPAMKDDLQGMKIVEIPREELERTLARGVHRATEVLAPAAILKNPRQQPRKVAHGELRWIEGQRVAILDGTPDQIGTAHGQLLRDESIRCIESVLYSFGTAHVIRTGQWFRHDIEAAYARLTPYIPERHKQETAALATALDLPNETLQILNVFPEMFHCSGFAVFDSATKDGKLFHGRVLDYMTTIGLQDAATTFIVKPQDHHAFANVGYAAFIGSVSGMNDQAISLGEMGGRGEGNWDGVPMATLMRRALEECSTLKEVMALWSDNPRTCEYYYVFADGKTNEAVGVAAYPEKIEFIKPGVGHERLGKGIPDTVVLSAGSRLEKLRERVTEKHGQIDADVAMWMMSRPVAMESNLHNVLFVPADGILYVANASHTKPAAEMPYVKLNLRELLKSAGSTPRQAAAR, translated from the coding sequence ATGATACGTTTCTTACTTCCCTCCCTGCTGTTCGTCTTTGTTGGACTCCACCCAGTCCTGTCGATCGCCGAAGACGTCGCAACTTCTTCTGTGTCTCTGCAGGAAGGATTGAAGCCTTATCTGGAAATGCTAGCGGGACGGCAGGCCGAGTTTCAGTTATCCGGCGACCTCCAGATTCAGATCGACAACAAGCCGCAGCCGATCCAGTTGCAACTGGTCCGCTTCAACGACGAAGCGTTCGACCTGAAACTGTCGCACAAAGACTATGCGGTCGAAATCCGTCGCCGCGTAGATTCGACAGCATTAATTCTGCCTTTGCACAAGGTGGCTTATGTCGGCAAAGGCGATGTCTCGCAGGAGGTCCGATTAAGTCCTGACGGTGTAAGCAATCGATTGATCAGCGCGGCGTCCGACGCGAAGCAGATGGCGACAATAGTGTCGCTGATTCAGCCGGATTATATGGATCCACTGATGCAGATGCTTAAGAAGCCGCTGAAGCTCGAATTGGATCCGGCATCTTCAAAGTGGACGCTTACCAGGCATAGTCCGGTACGGTTTCCTGCAGCGGGCCACATGTTCATCAATGCTGACTTTGGCAGTGTGGAACTCAAGCTGTCGAGCGACATTCCTGCCATGAAGGATGACCTTCAGGGCATGAAGATTGTCGAAATCCCGCGCGAAGAACTGGAACGCACGTTGGCTCGCGGCGTACATCGCGCGACCGAAGTGCTGGCTCCGGCGGCGATCCTGAAAAACCCACGACAGCAGCCGCGTAAGGTCGCTCATGGCGAACTCCGCTGGATCGAAGGTCAGCGCGTCGCCATTCTGGATGGGACGCCGGACCAGATTGGGACGGCTCACGGGCAGCTTCTTCGGGACGAATCAATTCGGTGCATCGAATCGGTGCTGTATTCGTTTGGGACGGCTCACGTGATCCGCACGGGGCAGTGGTTCCGTCACGATATTGAAGCCGCTTACGCGCGGCTGACTCCTTACATCCCCGAGCGTCATAAACAAGAAACAGCAGCGCTTGCAACGGCGTTGGATCTGCCAAACGAAACGTTGCAGATTCTGAATGTATTCCCCGAAATGTTTCACTGTTCCGGGTTCGCGGTATTCGACAGCGCCACAAAAGATGGCAAGTTGTTTCACGGTCGAGTTCTGGACTACATGACAACGATCGGTCTTCAGGATGCAGCGACGACGTTTATCGTCAAGCCTCAGGACCATCACGCATTTGCCAACGTCGGTTACGCCGCGTTCATTGGCAGCGTGAGCGGCATGAATGATCAGGCGATATCGCTGGGAGAGATGGGAGGCCGTGGCGAAGGCAACTGGGACGGCGTGCCCATGGCGACGCTGATGCGGCGTGCGTTGGAAGAATGTTCCACGCTGAAGGAAGTCATGGCGCTGTGGTCCGACAATCCTCGAACATGCGAATACTACTACGTCTTCGCCGATGGTAAGACCAACGAAGCGGTCGGAGTTGCCGCGTATCCGGAAAAGATTGAATTCATCAAACCGGGCGTGGGACACGAACGCCTGGGCAAAGGGATTCCGGACACCGTTGTGCTTTCGGCTGGAAGTCGACTCGAAAAACTGCGAGAACGAGTAACCGAAAAGCACGGCCAGATTGATGCGGACGTGGCCATGTGGATGATGAGTCGTCCGGTGGCAATGGAGTCGAATCTGCATAATGTGCTGTTCGTCCCCGCCGACGGAATTCTGTACGTCGCCAACGCCAGTCACACGAAGCCGGCGGCCGAAATGCCTTACGTAAAACTAAACCTTCGTGAGCTATTAAAGTCCGCGGGAAGCACGCCAAGGCAGGCAGCGGCTAGATAA